A stretch of the Nothobranchius furzeri strain GRZ-AD chromosome 5, NfurGRZ-RIMD1, whole genome shotgun sequence genome encodes the following:
- the ntd5 gene encoding beta-2-glycoprotein 1-like, translating into MDPALLLLFLWTLTGTVSLQSSGSCPERLLAEERRRTCPRSCRSDQDCGNKRQCLCDGQCGLSCVVPGRTCPWPLPLSEDSEARLLSPTHSFSALLEVRCKPGFTLPGGLDVAVRRCQGDRQWSGDEPICTETQPPEHAATQTCPLPAEVRDTFSIQGDASVGTSIRYSCLSGAGVVGTTENFCQDDQSWQHPHPICRTVFCQPPREVEQGYVVAVQKTEYQVGFDIHYLCRKNYLLDGPQKITCLSNGSWSASPPHCRARCVIPAERSRVVIGGVKRWPFDVTDAMVPHGENVTFYCKHPQKQCSFTATQSCFDGNLRPPACYLEPTWLQYKLFPHRLVSEIEACDPGDAEWYPDSRSTDAA; encoded by the exons ATGGaccctgctctgctgctgctcttCCTGTGGACTCTGACTGGAACGGTGTCCCTGCAGTCTTCAG GGTCGTGTCCGGAGAGACTTCTGGCTGAGGAGCGGAGGAGGACATGTCCCCGGTCCTGCAGATCTGACCAGGACTGTGGCAACAAGCGCCAGTGTCTGTGTGATGGTCAGTGTGGTCTCAGCTGTGTGGTCCcag GTCGGACTTGTCCCTGGCCTCTTCCCCTGAGTGAGGACTCGGAAGCTCGCCTCCTCTCTCCCACTCACTCCTTCTCCGCCCTGCTGGAAGTGCGCTGCAAGCCGGGCTTCACGTTGCCTGGCGGCTTGGATGTCGCCGTTCGCCGTTGTCAGGGCGACCGGCAGTGGAGTGGGGATGAGCCCATCTGCACAG AGACGCAGCCGCCTGAACACGCTGCTACCCAAACGTGTCCTCTTCCAGCCGAGGTGAGGGACACCTTCAGCATCCAGGGCGATGCCTCAGTGGGGACTTCAATCCGCTACAGCTGCCTGTCTGG GGCAGGCGTCGTCGGGACGACTGAGAACTTCTGTCAGGACGATCAGAGCTGGCAGCATCCTCACCCCATCTGTAGAA CGGTGTTCTGCCAGCCGCCAAGGGAAGTGGAGCAGGGCTACGTGGTCGCTGTGCAGAAGACTGAGTACCAGGTGGGATTTGACATCCACTATCTATGCAGGAAGAACTACCTGCTGGACGGACCCCAGAAGATCACCTGCCTGTCAAACGGCAGCTGGAGCGCATCGCCACCACACTGTAGAG CTCGCTGTGTCATCCCCGCTGAGCGAAGTCGCGTGGTGATTGGTGGGGTGAAGCGTTGGCCCTTTGACGTGACGGATGCCATGGTCCCCCACGGGGAAAACGTGACATTCTATTGCAAACACCCCCAGAAGCAGTGCAGCTTCACCGCAACTCAGAGCTGCTTTGATGGGAATCTGCGGCCGCCAGCGTGCTACCTGG AACCCACGTGGCTGCAGTATAAACTCTTCCCTCATCGGCTGGTCTCAGAGATTGAGGCGTGTGATCCTGGTGATGCGGAGTGGTACCCTGACTCCCGCTCCACAGATGCTGCCTGA
- the LOC107379565 gene encoding zinc finger protein 236 yields MDSQLASVLTSGSLQVQNDSQRGGAPGAETVLDPPSTKPGNLKSCSKAAGAIRQDAQSINGKKPEEGGASGPASQEAAETGGRKQPITAQPGVPVLHREPIRIKIVVPSGCKRPIAKPAFILTKDCAASHGKGPVLVSAGASRPIRGKKSSQVPKSAAKHEADIRKGSSQLGRTRQESDGTSFQRAESPDPWVLSVDWSGKRFLSNTDAGKTPAEMEKERIVPQVKWSTEVGVEEQMEPLDLSLPKRRVHGERGRGRLLGGPNSESPLIMEVDEYEGDGDRDMVEEDSEENSGLYLGGVDTTEGSLLSPSTFMSLPPEDCDPENLLLIDDQGIPYRLSPDGLKVLQVDTSMSEGPQSDQVSTGEQEVRLPAAGQSSDADELHLPSASAGDPASEDGGQIPAPEIVTCLMTNSDSAEVNVKAAQEEPPGMFLPPQPIQILTNPTANAPLLFLTSSSSSSLPAGLSLPLSSAQMSPGASTPMFLLLSSVSSSPDDSASTSTPIAVLDPSTGQLSQVTAASAPASLGSPLPPLSNPVISPLILSGVSSLTSSPVLTSLAVPLQDNHLSTALIQTQINNSDSSPGTEAMSAEESENKPSTFETSPQTQSAAHDLLALPASEAEAQSPASEPKLDSSDLPSEHLPLDDHIYFSNLAAPPSPPIGPLLPSGKLDSLEALDPLSPAESPTNMGSRRVLCCQLCPRIFFYLSDLERHAITHSQKKPHVCQQCGKAFKRSSHLQRHKHIHTGQRNFVCPICAKRFREAGELQRHQRVHTGEKPYQCQLCHTRFAERNTLRRHTKRKHPYHQVAMEMLNERRDRGGDGGGGVHEEEESAEWYSSAVSTLNNSESETES; encoded by the exons ATGGACTCTCAGCTGGCCTCAGTCCTGACCAGTGGCAGCTTGCAAGTCCAAAATGACAGCCAGCGTGGAGGGGCACCAGGGGCAGAGACTGTTTTGGACCCACCCAGCACCAAACCAGGTAACCTCAAGTCCTGCTCCAAAGCAGCAGGGGCCATCAGGCAAGATGCTCAATCAATCAATGGGAAAAAGCCAGAGGAGGGCGGGGCTTCAGGGCCAGCCTCCCAGGAAGCAGCTGAGACGGGTGGGCGGAAGCAGCCAATTACAGCTCAGCCTGGAGTGCCTGTTCTGCACAGGGAGCCAATAAGAATCAAAATTGTTGTTCCTTCAGGATGCAAGAGGCCAATCGCAAAGCCTGCCTTCATCCTGACCAAAGACTGTGCAGCCTCACACGGGAAAGGACCGGTTCTGGTCTCTGCTGGAGCCAGTCGCCCCATCAGAGGGAAAAAGAGCAGCCAGGTTCCAAAATCAGCTGCTAAACATGAAGCAGACATCAGGAAAGGTTCTTCCCAATTGGGAAGGACAAGGCAGGAATCTGATGGGACATCATTCCAGAGGGCGGAGAGCCCAGACCCATGGGTTTTGAGTGTGGACTGGTCAGGGAAACGTTTTCTATCTAACACGGATGCAGGTAAAACGCCCGCAGAAATGGAAAAAGAGCGGATTGTACCTCAAGTGAAGTGGTCCACTGAGGTGggagtggaggagcagatggAGCCGCTGGATCTGAGCTTGCCTAAGAGGAGAGTGCACGGCGAGAGAGGCCGCGGGCGGCTTCTGGGCGGTCCCAACAGCGAGAGCCCACTGATCATGGAGGTGGATGAATACGAGGGAGACGGAGACAGAGACATGGTAGAGGAGGACAGCGAGGAGAACTCTGGGCTTTACCTCGGTGGCGTGGACACAACTGAAGGATCTCTTCTGTCTCCCTCCACCTTTATGTCCCTCCCCCCAGAAGACTGTGACCCTGAAAACCTTCTCCTCATCGACGACCAGGGGATCCCGTACAGGCTTAGTCCAGACGGACTCAAGGTACTGCAGGTCGACACCTCCATGTCAGAGGGTCCTCAGTCCGATCAGGTCAGCACGGGGGAACAGGAAGTCAGGCTTCCAGCAGCAGGTCAAAGTTCAGATGCTGATGAACTTCACCTCCCATCAGCCTCAGCTGGTGATCCAGCATCTGAAGACGGGGGTCAGATCCCGGCTCCAGAGATCGTCACGTGCTTGATGACAAACTCTGACTCTGCAGAGGTGAACGTGAAGGCCGCTCAGGAGGAACCCCCTGGGATGTTCCTCCCTCCTCAGCCCATTCAGATCCTCACAAACCCCACAGCCAACGCCCCCCTTCTCTTCCtgacttcctcctcctcttcctcacttcCGGCtggcctctcgctccctctctccTCCGCTCAGATGTCACCAGGCGCTTCCACACCCAtgtttctcctcctctcctctgtaTCCTCCTCACCCGATGATTCCGCCTCCACCTCCACCCCTATTGCCGTCCTTGACCCCTCCACCGGCCAGCTGTCCCAGGTTACTGCAGCCTCGGCTCCGGCCTCTCTGGGATCGCCGCTGCCCCCGCTTTCCAACCCCGTCATCTCTCCGCTCATCCTGTCAGGGGTGAGCAGCCTAACCTCCTCTCCGGTACTCACCTCTCTCGCTGTCCCTCTGCAGGACAACCACCTCAGCACAGCTCTGATTCAGACTCAGATCAACAACTCAGACTCTAGCCCAGGAACCGAAGCCATGTCTGCAGAGGAAAGTGAAAACAAGCCATCAACTTTTGAGACAAGTCCACAGACTCAGTCTGCAGCACACGACCTCTTAGCTCTGCCTGCTTCAGAGGCAGAGGCCCAATCACCAGCCTCAGAACCTAAACTGGACTCCTCAGATCTCCCCTCAGAACATTTACCTCTCGATGACCACATTTACTTCTCTAACTTGGCTGCTCCTCCTTCCCCTCCAATCGGACCCCTCCTTCCCTCGGGGAAACTGGACTCCCTTGAGGCCCTGGACCCCCTGTCTCCTGCGGAGTCTCCTACCAATATGGGCTCCCGTCGGGTGCTGTGCTGCCAGCTGTGCCCGCGGATCTTCTTTTACCTCTCCGACCTCGAGCGTCACGCCATCACACACTCACAAAAGAAGCCTCATGTCTGCCAGCAGTGCGGCAAAGCCTTCAAACGCTCCAGCCACCTGCAG CGACACAAGCACATCCACACCGGCCAGAGGAACTTTGTGTGTCCCATCTGCGCCAAGCGCTTCAGGGAGGCAGGAGAGCTCCAGCGCCATCAGAGGGTGCACACTGGAGAGAAACCCTACCAGTGCCAGCTCTGCCACACACGCTTCGCCGAGCGCAACACCCTACGGCGACACACCAAACGAAAACACCCGTATCACCAGGTAGCCATGGAGATGCTGAACGAAAGACgagacagaggaggagacgggggAGGAGGAGTTCACGAGGAAGAGGAGAGCGCCGAGTGGTACAGCTCTGCTGTGTCGACTCTGAATAACTCTGAGTCCGAGACAGAAAGTTAA
- the si:dkeyp-69b9.6 gene encoding uncharacterized protein si:dkeyp-69b9.6, which translates to MFQFGKYNLDIIEMLSGHQAHQFKGLGLDRQLQHQQQVQLHQHQLQQQQQQQVESSGALLSGLGLGPLQGSRGNAFSDSASIFAKMSAPPPPPLQQQPSSSQTSRSKSSKMSSGSSSHSSGYPQFLRSFHPPEAALAQEQLHPSVGRFEHFTGGSSSSGSAGGLGGLVTSAPPPPPLHPGLSVPQASPGPSSSPSPSTSVATSNNPSSSSAVSSLGHQLVGAQSDARSLHQQFSCMLAANQYFLSGVPANASLEQFLVQQGTHNHLGIGLSQTGGEPSTSLAPPPALHSSHSHGHSTPQPQQAAQQPSQQQQLPPHSLSHAHSHSHPHHPLHPGPQASSLGSFDFQGIPVLSSNQLASLMQQEAGLPLPLPLHLSLSKDDGKGESSGGGSSNSTSGSRRKKAMAGYLPQRKSENTSNTSSGHGHGNPSTSSSNGGLGHSQPPAVIGSVVGMTNMGGDPSSLLVSSSSSSSVVSSSSSSAPSSTAASVLVTIDSQLSKSDNQSSMQPNATESDTEPVYSCGDCGKSFPHLSSLRRHMRMHEPTAAGTSNTANTAPNPIFIKAQSDPSLPHSTQETPQPSSNSCPSPDKIFHCPDCGKAFKKKGHLLQHGVLHSSARPYGCSTCSRAFNRRESLTRHEKIHEEKPFRCPACGRAFRESTSLLNHAASGTCGKPGRGPKQRGSKTGTDGEDRVGGGSGGGGTYQSNRGVHFGKTEEEDGVIIVGEGEPKSGLGCDGLFQSERGGNSNDRDRTDGKYPTDYSRNRYTGYHDDHRSQGNPSPCYSGASPCGSGMAGPALRKAPLAPTLHPHSQNHNQHHHPQQQPHLPLSSLLDDSEDDVTSSVNNAISAITAASNSGNRGDDRGDIIGGLLGGLGLGPLGSPSSTSGMDKNFRSGGSQEALNSNTQNPTTKPKRPRKPRAKKDPAAGGQPPKRRQYTPRLGPSGLPRTHLCSVCGKGFARRETLRRHDRIHTGEKPHHCAICGKYFREAFHLSKHQTVHSGAKNYKCTICGKEFGYSQSLRRHNKLHQKGELVEVPTTPAPESLSSFNPNPQCSITQDRSQNQAPSTSSYYPYSQDVKPQDNNPPQQPPPQSQPQPRLYTCAICWKSYRHHFQLTAHHQMVHEGGSDKFFSCEVCGKQFAYANSLTRHRQSQHGITRTEQSNPQDGNSGSGENRGGSDVNQSASESEAATNALLQMAPSTDSHGGQGLSVVTHSHQQAPPQQPVGYSPLFYDAATAQSSTPNAPSYSQPLPPNSTIMPPQHPHSPAGVKGEHIYPAGSRSRTLHTTAPFQPLTELPSTEHHHLHHHHHHHHSHHHSLHQSDTQSHQPFDCDIPLSHEEMRRHKKKKKKSDKKEWKESKCASHDLVKFDGVKKKKKISCTVRGQLVTKQGSLRLTIRRGGGSGGGGYRLVNTGGMKVQILSSLQVPVKRFGCPICPNSVFSRKAGLLIHMAVKHPQKALGYQERLRCNVCGKQSQRPLAAFIHRASHRARGTFSCRHCSARFWNATLLHRHKVSCRRRAKRPQRGDATKMWKLSKRPGERRTHESPKEMPFFQGSYRC; encoded by the coding sequence ATGTTCCAATTTGGAAAATACAATCTGGACATTATAGAGATGTTAAGTGGGCACCAGGCCCACCAGTTCAAAGGCCTTGGTTTAGACCGACAGCTACAGCATCAGCAGCAAGTGCAACTTCACCAGCATCAACttcagcaacagcagcagcagcaagttGAGTCTTCTGGAGCTCTTCTGTCTGGACTTGGCTTGGGCCCCCTGCAGGGGTCTAGAGGTAACGCCTTTTCTGATTCTGCCTCCATTTTTGCCAAGATGAGTGCCCCTCCTCCCCCACCTttacaacagcagccttcctcgTCTCAGACCTCTCGTTCAAAGTCAAGCAAGATGAGCAGCGGCAGCTCAAGCCATTCTTCGGGCTACCCACAGTTCCTGCGCTCTTTCCACCCGCCTGAGGCAGCACTAGCACAGGAGCAGTTACACCCAAGTGTAGGCCGCTTTGAGCACTTTACTGGGGGGAGTAGCAGTAGTGGGAGTGCTGGGGGATTAGGAGGATTAGTGACATCAGCACCTCCACCCCCTCCTCTACATCCTGGCCTCTCTGTCCCCCAGGCATCACCTGGCCCCTCTTCCTCTCCTTCCCCATCCACCTCTGTGGCCACCTCTAATAATCCTTCTAGCAGTAGTGCAGTCAGCTCTTTGGGACACCAGTTGGTTGGGGCCCAGTCTGATGCACGGAGCCTTCACCAACAATTTAGTTGCATGTTAGCTGCTAATCAGTATTTTCTTTCTGGGGTGCCTGCTAATGCTAGTTTAGAGCAATTCCTTGTTCAACAGGGAACCCATAACCACTTAGGTATCGGTTTAAGCCAAACAGGTGGGGAGCCGAGTACTAGTCTTGCTCCTCCTCCAGCTTTGCATTCTTCTCATTCACACGGCCACTCCACTCCTCAACCTCAGCAGGCTGCTCAGCAGCCTTCCCAGCAGCAGCAACTTCCACCCCACTCCCTTTCTCATGCCCACTCTCATTCTCATCCTCACCACCCCCTCCATCCAGGTCCCCAGGCATCATCACTGGGTAGCTTTGACTTCCAGGGTATTCCTGTACTTTCATCTAACCAGCTAGCTTCTCTGATGCAGCAGGAAGCAGGTTTACCTCTCCCATTGCCACTTCATTTATCCCTATCTAAGGATGATGGTAAAGGGGAAAGCAGCGGAGGTGGAAGTAGCAACAGTACTAGCGGTAGTAGAAGGAAAAAAGCCATGGCGGGCTATTTGCCACAAAGGAAGTCTGAAAACACTAGTAATACCAGTAGTGGCCACGGTCACGGTAATCCTAGCACCAGTAGTAGTAATGGAGGGCTTGGTcatagccaacctccagctgtaaTTGGTAGTGTGGTTGGTATGACCAATATGGGTGGAGACCCATCATCCCTTCTAGTctcatcatcttcatcctcatcagtagtgtcttcttcctcctcctctgcacCCTCTTCCACTGCTGCCTCAGTACTGGTTACAATTGATTCTCAGCTTTCTAAATCTGATAACCAGAGCTCAATGCAACCCAACGCAACAGAGTCCGATACAGAACCCGTTTATAGCTGTGGAGATTGTGGCAAAAGCTTCCCTCACCTTTCAAGCCTTCGCAGGCATATGCGCATGCATGAGCCAACCGCAGCAGGTACTAGCAATACAGCCAATACAGCCCCAAACCCCATTTTCATTAAAGCACAGTCTGACCCAAGCCTTCCCCATTCGACCCAAGAAACTCCACAACCCTCTTCAAATTCTTGTCCCAGTCCAGACAAAATATTTCATTGTCCTGATTGTGGCAAAGCCTTTAAGAAAAAAGGGCACCTCCTGCAACATGGTGTTTTACACTCTTCAGCTCGCCCGTATGGCTGCTCCACCTGCTCTCGGGCTTTTAATCGTAGGGAGTCACTGACACGCCATGAGAAGATTCATGAGGAAAAGCCATTTCGATGTCCTGCCTGTGGTCGTGCCTTTCGCGAGAGCACCTCCCTACTCAACCATGCTGCCTCAGGCACCTGTGGCAAGCCAGGTAGGGGACCCAAACAACGGGGCAGCAAGACAGGAACTGATGGTGAGGACAGAGTCGGGGGAGGGAGTGGAGGAGGGGGAACTTATCAGAGCAATAGAGGGGTTCATTTTGGGAAAACTGAGGAAGAAGATGGTGTAATCATTGTGGGTGAAGGAGAACCTAAATCAGGTTTAGGATGTGATGGTCTTTTTCAGTCTGAAAGGGGAGGGAATTCAAATGACAGGGACAGAACAGATGGTAAATACCCAACTGACTACTCTCGGAATCGTTACACAGGCTACCATGATGACCACCGTTCTCAAGGTAATCCATCTCCATGCTACTCTGGTGCCTCCCCTTGTGGAAGTGGGATGGCGGGCCCAGCTCTGAGAAAGGCACCCTTGGCCCCAACACTGCATCCTCACTCACAGAACCACAACCAGCACCATCATCCGCAGCAGCAGCCCCATCTGCCCCTTTCTTCTCTACTGGATGATTCAGAGGATGATGTCACTAGCTCTGTCAATAATGCAATCTCTGCTATAACAGCAGCTAGCAACAGTGGAAATAGAGGGGATGATAGGGGAGACATCATAGGAGGTCTGCTAGGTGGTCTTGGTTTAGGACCTTTGGGCTCACCTTCTTCCACATCTGGGATGGATAAGAATTTCAGAAGTGGTGGAAGCCAGGAGGCTTTGAACAGCAACACACAGAATCCTACAACAAAACCAAAACGTCCTCGCAAACCAAGAGCAAAAAAAGATCCTGCAGCTGGTGGTCAGCCCCCCAAACGCAGGCAATACACCCCCAGATTGGGGCCCAGTGGGCTTCCCCGTACTCACCTTTGCAGTGTGTGTGGGAAGGGATTTGCACGCCGTGAGACCCTTCGCAGACACGACCGCATCCACACTGGAGAAAAGCCTCATCACTGCGCCATATGTGGCAAGTATTTTAGAGAAGCGTTTCATCTCAGCAAGCATCAAACAGTCCACTCCGGGGCAAAGAATTACAAATGCACCATTTGTGGCAAAGAGTTTGGCTACTCCCAGAGTCTCAGGAGGCATAACAAACTCCACCAGAAAGGGGAGCTGGTCGAGGTGCCCACAACACCAGCTCCAGAGAGCCTGAGCAGCTTTAACCCAAATCCTCAATGTAGCATTACACAAGACAGGAGCCAGAACCAAGCACCAAGCACCTCCTCCTACTACCCCTACTCTCAAGACGTAAAGCCTCAAGACAACAATCCTCCGCAACAACCCCCACCCCAATCCCAACCACAGCCTCGACTGTACACCTGTGCTATATGTTGGAAGTCTTACCGTCATCATTTCCAACTCACTGCCCATCACCAGATGGTTCATGAAGGTGGGAGTGACAAGTTTTTTTCTTGCGAGGTGTGCGGAAAGCAGTTTGCCTATGCTAATAGCCTCACTCGACACAGGCAATCTCAGCATGGGATTACCCGTACTGAACAGTCAAACCCGCAAGATGGCAACAGTGGGTCTGGGGAAAACAGAGGTGGGAGTGATGTCAATCAGTCAGCATCTGAAAGTGAGGCTGCTACTAATGCCCTGCTTCAGATGGCTCCATCCACTGACAGCCACGGAGGGCAGGGTCTTAGTGTGGTCACTCATAGCCACCAGCAAGCACCCCCGCAACAACCAGTGGGTTACTCCCCTCTCTTTTATGATGCTGCAACTGCCCAATCCTCTACACCTAATGCCCCGTCCTACTCTCAGCCTCTACCTCCCAACTCTACAATCATGCCCCCACAGCATCCACATTCCCCGGCCGGGGTGAAAGGagagcacatttacccagctggatcACGTAGCCGCACGCTTCACACCACAGCGCCGTTCCAGCCACTCACGGAACTGCCCTCCACCGAACATCACCATctgcatcaccaccaccatcatcatcactcccACCATCATTCCCTTCATCAGTCAGACACCCAGTCGCACCAACCCTTTGACTGTGACATCCCGTTATCCCACGAGGAAATGAGACggcacaagaagaaaaaaaaaaagtccgACAAGAAAGAATGGAAAGAAAGTAAATGTGCTTCCCACGATTTAGTCAAATTTGATGGtgtcaaaaagaagaaaaagataaGTTGTACAGTTAGAGGGCAGCTGGTTACGAAACAAGGCTCCCTTCGACTGACCATTAGGCGAGGAGGAGGATCAGGTGGTGGTGGGTATAGGCTTGTAAACACTGGTGGAATGAAGGTGCAGATCCTGTCATCTCTCCAAGTCCCCGTGAAACGTTTCGGATGTCCCATATGCCCCAATTCTGTGTTTTCCCGTAAAGCTGGACTGCTGATCCACATGGCGGTTAAACACCCACAGAAAGCCTTGGGCTATCAGGAGCGATTAAGGTGCAATGTGTGTGGGAAGCAGTCTCAAAGGCCTTTGGCAGCCTTCATCCATCGGGCCTCCCATCGTGCCAGAGGGACTTTCTCCTGCCGCCACTGCTCTGCTCGCTTTTGGAATGCTACACTCCTTCACAGGCACAAAGTGTCCTGCCGCCGCAGGGCTAAAAGACCGCAGAGAGGAGACGCTACTAAGATGTGGAAGCTTTCAAAGAGACCTGGAGAAAGACGGACCCACGAGAGTCCTAAGGAGATGCCCTTCTTTCAGGGATCTTACAGATGCTGA
- the dbpb gene encoding D site albumin promoter binding protein b, translating to MSRQLTQLPTPDLPAGASPQFGSCTQPAGSLTGGHVNSMAGLKSLLQQPMKGDQRLKSPCDTKDKDRLDLDEDSLGVCPLRNGGGLVSNNSSNGCGGGGGGGGGNGGSFNQFLGPLLWDRTLPADGGLFQLQYMDLEEFLTENGMGSMHNNNSSSSAQIPSQSSQSAVPNQSSQCLPPSSPPGSSSSSPSSSSSPSLIGLEVAQPQSLAGGTDCLHRSQTSMDDSCESPSSSSSSSCPPLLTPTGSGPDGVGMFDMDPSDMALSSNSNEPNFDPRRHSFSEEELKPQPMIKKARKVLVPDNLKDEKYWTRRYKNNEAAKRSRDARRLKENQISVRAAFLERENAALRQEVAEMRKELGRCRSILSKYENRPADQ from the exons ATGTCCAGGCAGCTCACCCAGCTTCCGACCCCTGACCTCCCAGCTGGAGCGAGCCCACAGTTTGGAAGCTGCACTCAGCCTGCAGGCTCGCTCACAGGGGGGCACGTCAACTCCATGGCTGGTCTGAAGTCCCTCCTGCAGCAGCCCATGAAGGGAGACCAACGTCTGAAGAGCCCGTGTGACACAAAAG ACAAGGACAGATTGGACCTCGATGAGGACTCTTTGGGAGTGTGTCCCTTGAGGAACGGCGGTGGATTAGTCAGCAATAATAGTAGCAATggctgtggaggaggaggaggtggcggCGGTGGTAATGGAGGAAGCTTCAACCAGTTCCTGGGCCCCCTCCTGTGGGATCGCACCCTGCCCGCAGACGGAGGGCTCTTCCAGCTTCAGTACATGGACTTGGAGGAGTTTCTGACCGAGAATGGAATGGGCAGCATGCACAACAACAACAGCTCCAGTTCAGCCCAGATCCCATCCCAGAGCTCCCAGTCAGCCGTTCCCAACCAGAGCTCCCAGTGCCTACCGCCCTCCTCCCCACCCGGGTCTTCATCCTCGTCGCCCTCGTCCTCCTCGTCCCCGTCCCTCATCGGTCTGGAGGTGGCCCAGCCTCAGAGTCTGGCTGGAGGAACCGACTGCCTGCACA GGAGTCAGACGAGTATGGACGACTCCTGCGAATcgccctcttcctcctcctcgtccTCTTGCCCACCATTACTGACGCCCACGGGCAGCGGGCCAGACGGGGTTGGAATGTTTGACATGGACCCCTCGGACATGGCCTTGTCCAGCAACTCCAACGAGCCGAACTTCGACCCCAGAAGGCACTCGTTCAGCGAAGAGGAGCTGAAGCCGCAGCCAATGATCAAAAAAGCCCGGAAGGTCCTGGTGCCCGATAACCTGAAG gatGAGAAGTACTGGACCAGGAGGTATAAAAACAACGAGGCAGCCAAGCGTTCCCGGGACGCTCGTCGCCTCAAGGAGAACCAGATATCTGTGCGCGCCGCCTTCCTGGAGCGCGAGAACGCCGCCCTCCGACAGGAAGTGGCTGAGATGCGGAAAGAACTGGGCCGTTGCCGCAGCATCCTTAGCAAATACGAGAACCGTCCCGCCGACCAGTGA